Proteins found in one Populus alba chromosome 14, ASM523922v2, whole genome shotgun sequence genomic segment:
- the LOC118048774 gene encoding glucan endo-1,3-beta-glucosidase 7, whose protein sequence is SSALNFAAFCADSQSFIGINYGQVADNLLPPPSTAKLLQSTSIQKVRLYGSDPAIIKALANTGIRIVIGTANGDIPGLASDPNFAKSWINTNVLPFYPASNIILITVGNEVMTSNDQNLMNKLLPAMQDVQNALNDASLGGKIKVSTVHSMGVLKQSEPPSSGSFDPSYGDLMKGLLEFNSANGSPFAINPYPYFAYRSDTRPETLAFCLFQPNAGRMDGNTKIKYMNMFDAQVDAVYSALNSMGFKNVEIVVAETGWPFKGDDNDVWASIENAKAYNGNLIAHLRSMVGTPLMPGKSVDTYLFVLYDEDLKPGPGSERSFGLFKTDLTMVYDVGLSKTSQNQSLVAAQQLLAATPQPLQAVATNTSTGTNNNNSSTSTSTSTGTGTSTSTSSSTNNISIRNGSSSGSSNNKVHLNRIFNLGLLYGFMGLSFICLFFLCFSGILAPFLKSETSLV, encoded by the exons tCATCTGCTTTAAATTTTGCTGCTTTTTGTGCAGACTCCCAATCATTCATCGGTATAAACTATGGCCAAGTTGCGGACAACCTTCTACCACCACCATCCACCGCAAAACTTCTTCAATCCACTTCAATCCAAAAGGTCCGATTATATGGATCGGACCCCGCCATAATCAAAGCCTTAGCCAACACCGGAATTAGAATTGTTATCGGCACTGCAAATGGTGACATTCCAGGACTAGCCTCTGATCCCAATTTTGCCAAGAGCTGGATCAACACAAACGTGCTTCCCTTCTATCCAGCTAGCAATATCATCCTCATCACTGTTGGCAACGAGGTCATGACTTCCAATGACCAGAATCTCATGAACAAGCTCTTACCAGCAATGCAAGATGTACAGAATGCTCTAAATGATGCATCGCTCGGGGGTAAAATTAAGGTCTCCACAGTTCATTCGATGGGAGTGCTTAAGCAGTCTGAGCCACCTTCTTCTGGAAGCTTTGATCCAAGTTATGGGGATCTGATGAAGGGCTTGTTGGAGTTTAATAGTGCGAATGGTTCGCCTTTCGCAATCAATCCCTACCCTTACTTTGCCTACAGAAGCGATACAAGGCCTGAGACTCTTGCTTTTTGCCTTTTCCAGCCGAATGCAGGACGAATGGATGGAAACACTAAGATCAAGTACATGAACATGTTCGATGCTCAG GTGGATGCAGTTTATTCTGCACTGAATTCTATGGGATTTAAGAATGTTGAGATTGTGGTGGCTGAGACTGGATGGCCATTTAAAGGAGATGACAACGACGTATGGGCAAGCATTGAGAATGCCAAGGCTTACAATGGCAATTTGATTGCACACCTTCGATCGATGGTGGGCACTCCACTCATGCCAGGAAAATCAGTGGATACATACCTCTTTGTTCTTTATGACGAAGACTTGAAACCTGGACCTGGTTCTGAGCGATCATTTGGACTTTTCAAGACTGATCTCACCATGGTTTATGATGTTGGACTCTCTAAAACTAGCCAG aACCAGTCACTAGTAGCAGCACAACAGCTACTAGCAGCAACACCTCAACCGCTACAAGCAGTAGCCACCAACACCAGCACCGGCACCAACAACAATAACAGCAGCACAAGCACGAGCACAAGCACAGGCACAGGTACGAGCACGAGCACGAGCTCGAGCACGAACAACATCAGCATCAGAAACGGCAGCAGCAGCGGTAGCAGTAACAACAAAGTACATTTAAATAGGATTTTCAATTTAGGTTTGTTGTATGGGTTTATGGGACTTTCttttatttgccttttttttttgtgcttctcGGGTATCCTCGCACCCTTTTTAAAGAGTGAGACTAGTCTCGTTTGA